The following coding sequences are from one Caballeronia sp. SBC1 window:
- the fdxH gene encoding formate dehydrogenase subunit beta: MALQSLDIKRLSATTLPEPQVRVPVTGTVAKLIDVSKCIGCKACQTACMEWNDLRDEVGHTTGIYDNPRDLTEHSWTVMRFSEYENTEGDLEWLIRKDGCMHCEDPGCLKACPSPGAIVQYTNGIVDFHEENCIGCGYCVTGCPFNVPRISKQDNRAYKCTLCSDRVAVGQEPACVKTCPTGAIMFGTKEDMKQQAADRIVDLKERGFENAGLYDPAGVGGTHVMYVLHHADKPNLYHGLPQDPKISPMVYLWKGLAKPLALAGIAVAALAGFFHYTRVGPNEVSEAEEAEAQHEAEEARRSREPSDETP, translated from the coding sequence ATGGCACTGCAATCATTGGATATCAAACGTCTCTCCGCCACCACGCTGCCCGAACCGCAGGTTCGCGTACCGGTCACGGGGACAGTCGCCAAGCTGATCGATGTATCGAAGTGCATCGGCTGCAAGGCGTGTCAGACGGCTTGCATGGAATGGAATGACTTGCGCGATGAAGTGGGTCATACGACCGGCATCTACGACAACCCGCGCGACCTGACCGAACACTCGTGGACGGTCATGCGGTTCTCGGAATACGAGAACACCGAAGGCGATCTCGAGTGGCTGATCCGCAAGGACGGCTGCATGCATTGCGAAGACCCGGGTTGCCTGAAGGCATGTCCGTCGCCGGGCGCGATCGTGCAATATACGAACGGTATCGTGGATTTTCATGAGGAGAACTGCATTGGTTGCGGATACTGCGTGACGGGTTGCCCGTTCAACGTGCCGCGGATCTCGAAGCAGGACAACCGCGCGTATAAATGCACGCTCTGTTCGGACCGGGTTGCGGTTGGACAGGAGCCGGCTTGCGTGAAGACCTGCCCGACCGGGGCGATCATGTTCGGCACCAAGGAAGACATGAAGCAGCAGGCGGCCGACCGGATCGTGGATCTGAAGGAACGCGGCTTCGAGAATGCAGGGCTGTATGACCCGGCCGGCGTGGGGGGTACGCACGTGATGTACGTCCTTCATCACGCCGACAAACCCAATCTTTATCACGGCTTGCCGCAAGATCCCAAGATCAGCCCGATGGTTTATCTGTGGAAGGGACTGGCGAAACCGCTGGCGCTTGCCGGTATCGCGGTCGCAGCGCTGGCGGGTTTCTTCCACTACACGCGGGTTGGGCCGAACGAGGTGTCGGAGGCGGAGGAAGCCGAAGCGCAACATGAGGCCGAGGAAGCACGCCGTTCACGGGAGCCATCCGATGAAACACCATAA
- a CDS encoding ornithine cyclodeaminase family protein has protein sequence MKIWTKDEIIARFNMERAVRMIEEGFVAYSRKTVQVPPVQNFQFDAANGDCCVKSAYVDGAAAFAVKVSTGFYDNPKQGLPSNNGLIVLFSATTGEPVALLQDEGWLTCIRTALAGQLAARLLAPREVHGIGIIGTGEQARLQLEYLQPVTGCRDVFVWGPTAKNRGHFVEQMSALGFNVRAMNSAEAVAANANLIVTTTPSREPLLRSEWVRNGTHITAVGADSVGKQELDAAIVGRAGAIVVDSIDQCSKYGEISHALSAGLIHAEQLLELGALLDAGQRARNDNDPAQITVADLTGVAVQDVQIANSLG, from the coding sequence ATGAAAATCTGGACGAAAGACGAGATCATCGCGCGCTTCAATATGGAACGCGCGGTGCGGATGATCGAGGAAGGTTTCGTGGCTTACTCCCGCAAGACTGTCCAGGTGCCGCCGGTCCAAAACTTCCAGTTCGATGCGGCTAATGGCGATTGTTGTGTCAAGTCCGCTTATGTCGATGGTGCGGCGGCGTTCGCGGTCAAGGTGTCTACCGGCTTCTACGATAACCCCAAGCAAGGCTTGCCGAGCAACAACGGCCTGATCGTGCTTTTTTCCGCCACGACAGGCGAACCGGTCGCCCTGTTGCAGGATGAAGGCTGGCTCACTTGCATACGTACCGCGCTCGCCGGGCAACTCGCGGCACGATTGCTCGCGCCGCGCGAGGTACATGGAATTGGCATTATCGGCACCGGCGAGCAAGCGCGGTTGCAGCTTGAATATTTGCAACCGGTGACCGGTTGTCGGGACGTATTTGTATGGGGGCCGACTGCCAAAAACCGCGGACATTTCGTGGAGCAAATGTCCGCACTAGGCTTCAACGTGCGGGCAATGAACTCCGCTGAAGCCGTTGCGGCGAACGCTAACCTGATCGTGACCACAACACCCTCGCGCGAGCCCCTGCTGCGCTCGGAGTGGGTCCGCAACGGCACGCATATCACAGCGGTCGGCGCGGACAGCGTGGGCAAGCAAGAACTCGATGCGGCAATCGTCGGACGGGCCGGCGCGATTGTGGTGGACTCAATCGACCAGTGCAGCAAATACGGCGAAATATCGCATGCGTTATCCGCCGGGCTGATTCATGCGGAGCAGTTGCTTGAACTCGGCGCGCTGCTTGACGCCGGCCAGCGCGCTCGCAACGATAACGATCCCGCACAGATCACCGTAGCCGACCTCACCGGCGTCGCGGTGCAGGACGTCCAGATTGCAAATAGCTTGGGATAG
- a CDS encoding threonine/serine dehydratase: protein MNDLFQSIEEAHRAIRPQVSVTPLAFSPMLSKATGCDVYLKCEHLQHTGSFKFRGATNKLRLLDADARRNGVLTVSSGNHGQGVALAGKLAGVPVTVYASTSAAAIKLDAIRALGAQVITLNDTPLAVELEAGRQAKLRGMAFVSPYNDLDVIAGQGTIGMELHEQASGTIGDLAAVFASVGGGGLISGIGTAVKTLLPQTDVIGCWPANSTALYSSFKAGKIIDVEESETISDGTAGGVEPDSVTFYIGREVITGMTLVTEEEIKAAMKLLAQTDRWMVEGAAGVALASMLKLAPQYQGRAVAVVLCGRNIMLNKFIEAVK, encoded by the coding sequence ATGAATGATCTGTTTCAAAGCATAGAAGAAGCGCATCGCGCCATTCGACCGCAAGTAAGCGTGACGCCGCTTGCGTTCAGTCCGATGCTGTCGAAGGCAACCGGATGCGACGTCTACCTGAAATGCGAGCATTTGCAGCACACCGGCTCGTTCAAGTTTCGGGGTGCGACCAACAAGCTGCGCCTGCTCGATGCTGACGCGCGCCGCAACGGCGTGCTCACGGTGTCAAGCGGCAACCATGGTCAAGGCGTGGCACTCGCCGGCAAGCTTGCGGGCGTGCCCGTCACGGTCTATGCGTCCACGTCTGCAGCGGCGATCAAGCTCGACGCTATTCGTGCGCTGGGCGCCCAGGTAATCACGCTGAACGACACGCCGCTGGCCGTCGAACTGGAAGCTGGGCGGCAGGCAAAGCTCCGGGGCATGGCGTTCGTATCTCCTTATAACGATCTTGACGTCATCGCAGGCCAAGGCACGATCGGTATGGAACTGCATGAGCAGGCAAGCGGCACGATTGGCGATCTGGCCGCGGTGTTCGCCTCCGTTGGCGGCGGCGGCCTTATCTCCGGTATAGGCACGGCGGTCAAAACGCTGCTTCCACAAACCGACGTGATCGGCTGCTGGCCTGCGAATTCGACCGCTTTGTATAGTTCGTTCAAAGCGGGCAAGATCATAGACGTTGAGGAAAGCGAAACAATTTCAGATGGTACCGCGGGCGGTGTAGAACCCGACTCCGTGACCTTCTATATTGGCCGGGAAGTCATTACCGGCATGACGCTGGTGACGGAAGAAGAGATCAAGGCAGCAATGAAGCTGCTTGCGCAAACCGACCGCTGGATGGTGGAAGGCGCGGCCGGTGTTGCGCTGGCGTCAATGCTCAAGTTGGCACCTCAGTATCAGGGACGTGCCGTGGCCGTGGTGCTTTGCGGACGCAACATCATGTTGAACAAATTCATCGAGGCCGTTAAATGA
- a CDS encoding formate dehydrogenase subunit gamma, with the protein MKHHNDPALRDVRGNGLIVRYTPNERTNHWITAITFILLALSGLAMFHPAMSWLYALLGGGQWTRILHPFIGCVMFLSFLILALRFWHHNYLDKSDLQWMRQIDDVLNNREEKLPAIGKYNAGQKLLFFTMVICLLALLASGIVIWRRYFSIYFPIEIIRLAAVVHAAAAFVLIVGIVVHIYAALWVKGSIGAMTRGTVTYGWAKKHHPRWFNETIGK; encoded by the coding sequence ATGAAACACCATAATGATCCCGCCCTTCGCGACGTAAGGGGGAACGGGTTGATCGTGCGCTACACGCCGAACGAGCGCACGAACCACTGGATTACCGCCATCACGTTCATCCTCTTGGCGTTGTCCGGGCTGGCCATGTTTCATCCGGCCATGTCGTGGTTGTATGCGCTTCTAGGCGGGGGACAATGGACGCGTATCCTGCATCCGTTTATTGGCTGCGTGATGTTCCTCTCGTTCCTGATTCTTGCGCTGCGCTTTTGGCATCACAACTATCTGGACAAGAGCGATCTTCAGTGGATGCGTCAGATAGACGACGTGCTTAACAATCGTGAAGAAAAACTGCCTGCTATTGGTAAGTACAATGCGGGACAGAAGCTGCTGTTCTTCACGATGGTCATTTGTCTGCTGGCGTTGCTTGCAAGCGGCATTGTGATCTGGCGACGCTATTTCTCGATCTATTTTCCGATCGAGATCATTCGCCTCGCTGCGGTTGTTCATGCTGCCGCCGCGTTCGTCCTGATCGTTGGAATCGTGGTGCATATTTATGCTGCGTTGTGGGTCAAGGGGTCGATCGGCGCCATGACGCGTGGCACCGTGACGTACGGCTGGGCGAAAAAGCATCATCCGCGATGGTTCAATGAAACGATCGGGAAGTGA
- a CDS encoding succinylglutamate desuccinylase/aspartoacylase family protein, protein MTLSTEYSELPALSPGASHRLLKHTFEGVGSIGSGLSAYIQAGLHADELPGMLVIQHLLEALVKLDNAGRIRGRIVVRPFANPIGLGQRVFGAHTGRFNLDNGENFNRRFPDLTCRVETALATRDIAHNDVKSAKALFADVAAELTPLDPVAAMKAALLTEALQHDIVLDLHCDTDGILHLYSSRSQHTQAVALARCMGIKAVFLEDRAGGTPFDEAVTQCWSVLQQAGVVDEEHAAFCTSVELRGQADVSDAFAHADAQGILHYLALRGLVDLDPDNDHHSHPLAEQDVMVFPLEGVSHVPAPVGGLVAYKKRPGDTVRTGELIAEIIPLLGAPGAARHPVFSDVDGLLIVQQYMKLVRPGQRVALLAGKEALPHRKTGQLLNDF, encoded by the coding sequence ATGACGCTATCGACTGAATATTCCGAGTTGCCCGCCCTCTCGCCGGGTGCCTCGCATCGCCTGTTGAAACACACCTTCGAGGGCGTTGGGTCCATTGGGTCGGGACTTAGTGCGTATATCCAGGCGGGTTTGCATGCGGACGAGTTGCCCGGAATGTTGGTGATCCAGCATCTGCTCGAAGCACTGGTCAAGCTGGATAACGCGGGCCGCATCCGTGGACGGATCGTTGTGCGACCGTTCGCCAATCCCATTGGTTTGGGTCAACGCGTGTTCGGCGCGCATACAGGACGCTTCAATCTCGACAACGGCGAAAACTTCAACCGCCGTTTTCCCGATCTCACCTGCCGCGTGGAAACAGCCCTGGCTACACGCGATATTGCCCACAACGACGTGAAGAGCGCGAAGGCTTTGTTCGCCGACGTGGCGGCAGAACTAACGCCGCTCGATCCGGTCGCTGCGATGAAAGCGGCGCTGCTGACCGAAGCGCTGCAGCACGACATCGTGCTGGACCTGCATTGCGACACGGACGGCATCCTGCATCTGTACAGCAGTCGTAGCCAGCACACCCAAGCCGTTGCGCTGGCTCGATGCATGGGGATCAAAGCGGTGTTCCTGGAAGACCGCGCAGGCGGAACGCCGTTCGACGAAGCCGTTACGCAATGCTGGTCGGTGCTTCAACAAGCGGGCGTAGTGGATGAGGAACACGCCGCGTTTTGCACGTCGGTCGAACTTCGCGGGCAGGCTGACGTCTCGGACGCTTTTGCGCATGCCGATGCCCAAGGCATCCTGCATTACCTCGCTTTGCGCGGCCTCGTGGATCTCGATCCCGACAACGACCACCATTCTCATCCGCTCGCCGAGCAAGACGTCATGGTCTTCCCGCTCGAAGGCGTGTCACATGTGCCGGCACCGGTCGGCGGTCTCGTCGCCTATAAGAAGCGCCCCGGCGATACGGTAAGAACCGGTGAACTCATCGCGGAGATTATTCCGCTGCTCGGCGCGCCAGGCGCGGCGCGTCATCCGGTATTCAGCGACGTTGATGGCCTGCTGATCGTGCAGCAATACATGAAGCTCGTTCGCCCCGGCCAGCGCGTTGCTCTGCTCGCAGGCAAGGAAGCGCTGCCTCATCGCAAGACCGGTCAACTCCTTAACGACTTTTAG
- the fdnG gene encoding formate dehydrogenase-N subunit alpha, producing the protein MLQMSRRQFLKVSASTLAGSSLALMGFSPAPALAEVRQYKLSRTTETRNTCPYCSVGCGILMYGLGDNAKNAKSSIIHIEGDPDHPVNRGTLCPKGASLIDFIHSSSRLKYPEYRAAGLNEWKRVSWEDALDRIAKLMKEDRDANFVETTEDGKKVNRWLTTGMLAASAGSNEVGYLTHKTVRSLGMLAFDNQARVUHGPTVAGLAPTFGRGAMTNHWVDIKNADVILVMGGNAAEAHPCGFKWVTEAKAHRKARLIVVDPRFTRTASVADYYAQIRTGSDIVFLGGVINYLLTNDKIQHEYVKNYTDFPFIVREDFAFTDGLYSGYDAQKRSYDKATWDYERGDDGYARIDPTLQHPRCVYNLMKQHYSRYTPEQVEKICGTPKEKFLKVCEMLASTAVPGRAGTILYALGWTHHSVGSQIIRTGAMVQLLLGNIGIAGGGMNALRGHSNIQGLTDLGLMSNLLPGYMTLPMEGEQDFEDYIKKRATQPLRPNQLSYWRNYRAFHVSFMKSWWGANATADNNFGFDYLPKLDKSYDMLQVFELMNQGKMNGYIAQGFNPLAAAPNKSKIGASLAKLKWLVIMDPLATETSEFWKNFGEFNDVDASKIQTEVFRLPTTCFAEERGSLVSSSRVLQWHWQGAQGPGESKSDLEIMSGLWLRMRAAYKEQGGKYPDPILNMSWPYADPESPTPEEIAMEFNGKALADVTDITDKTKVLAKQGEQLSSFAQLRDDGSTASGCWIFCGAWTQAGNLMGRRDNSDPTGIGNTLNWAWAWPANRRILYNRASCDVSGKPFDPTRKLIAWNGKAWTGADIPDFKVDEPPENGMNPFIMNPEGVARFFSRDGLVEGPFPEHYEPFENPLGYNPMHPDNKAVVSSPAARVFPDDRAAFGTHENFPHTATTYRLTEHFHYWTKHARLNAIIQPQQFVEIGEDLAKEVGVVAGDRVKVSSNRGHIVAVAVVTKRIKPLMIEGKKVQTVGLPLHWGFKGLTKPGYLVNTLTPSVGDGNSQTPEFKSFLVRVEKA; encoded by the coding sequence ATGTTACAAATGTCCCGCCGACAGTTCCTGAAGGTTTCAGCAAGCACGCTTGCCGGATCGAGTTTGGCCCTCATGGGTTTCTCGCCAGCACCCGCGTTAGCGGAAGTCCGTCAATACAAGCTGTCGCGTACCACTGAAACCCGCAACACCTGCCCTTATTGCTCGGTAGGTTGCGGCATCCTGATGTACGGTCTGGGCGACAACGCCAAGAACGCCAAGTCCAGCATTATTCATATTGAAGGCGATCCGGATCACCCGGTCAATCGCGGCACTTTGTGTCCCAAGGGCGCAAGCCTGATCGACTTCATTCATAGCTCTAGCCGCCTGAAATACCCGGAATATCGCGCGGCGGGATTGAATGAATGGAAACGCGTGTCGTGGGAGGACGCGCTCGATCGCATTGCCAAGCTGATGAAGGAAGATCGCGACGCCAATTTTGTCGAGACAACGGAAGACGGCAAAAAGGTGAACCGCTGGCTAACTACCGGCATGCTCGCAGCATCGGCCGGTAGCAATGAAGTGGGTTACCTGACGCACAAGACTGTCCGCAGTCTCGGCATGCTCGCATTCGATAATCAAGCACGTGTCTGACACGGTCCCACGGTGGCAGGTCTTGCCCCGACGTTTGGCCGTGGAGCGATGACGAACCATTGGGTCGACATCAAGAACGCGGATGTGATTCTGGTAATGGGCGGCAATGCAGCCGAAGCGCACCCATGCGGTTTCAAGTGGGTCACGGAGGCCAAGGCGCACCGCAAGGCAAGATTGATCGTGGTCGATCCGCGCTTTACGCGGACAGCTTCTGTCGCGGATTATTACGCGCAGATCCGGACCGGCTCGGACATCGTGTTCCTGGGCGGCGTGATCAATTATCTGCTCACCAACGACAAGATCCAGCACGAGTACGTCAAGAATTACACGGACTTTCCGTTTATTGTCCGCGAGGATTTCGCGTTCACTGATGGCTTGTATTCGGGCTATGACGCACAAAAGCGCAGCTACGACAAAGCGACCTGGGACTACGAACGCGGCGATGACGGTTACGCCAGGATCGACCCCACGTTGCAGCATCCGCGCTGCGTGTACAACCTGATGAAGCAGCACTACTCGCGCTATACGCCCGAGCAAGTGGAAAAAATTTGCGGTACCCCCAAGGAGAAATTCCTTAAGGTCTGCGAGATGCTGGCATCCACCGCCGTGCCCGGACGCGCCGGTACGATCCTGTACGCACTCGGCTGGACGCATCACTCGGTGGGCTCGCAGATCATCCGCACGGGCGCGATGGTGCAATTGCTGCTGGGCAATATCGGCATTGCAGGCGGCGGCATGAATGCCTTGCGCGGCCACTCGAACATCCAGGGGCTGACCGATCTTGGCTTGATGTCGAACCTGCTGCCGGGCTACATGACGCTACCCATGGAAGGCGAGCAGGATTTCGAGGACTACATCAAGAAGCGCGCAACGCAGCCGCTGCGTCCGAACCAGTTGAGCTACTGGCGCAACTACCGCGCGTTCCATGTGAGTTTCATGAAGTCGTGGTGGGGCGCTAACGCAACGGCCGATAACAACTTCGGATTCGATTATCTGCCCAAGCTCGACAAGTCCTACGACATGCTGCAAGTGTTTGAGCTGATGAACCAGGGCAAGATGAACGGCTATATTGCGCAGGGCTTCAACCCGCTCGCGGCGGCGCCGAACAAGTCGAAGATTGGCGCGAGTCTCGCCAAGCTGAAGTGGCTCGTCATCATGGACCCGCTCGCGACCGAAACGTCGGAGTTCTGGAAGAACTTCGGCGAGTTCAATGACGTTGATGCATCGAAGATTCAGACGGAAGTGTTCCGCTTGCCGACCACGTGTTTTGCAGAAGAGCGCGGCTCGCTGGTGAGTTCCAGCCGCGTGCTGCAGTGGCATTGGCAAGGCGCGCAAGGCCCGGGGGAATCGAAGAGCGATCTCGAGATCATGTCCGGGCTGTGGCTGCGCATGCGGGCGGCGTACAAGGAGCAGGGCGGGAAATATCCCGATCCTATTCTCAACATGAGCTGGCCCTACGCCGATCCGGAAAGCCCGACGCCTGAAGAAATCGCGATGGAGTTCAACGGCAAGGCGCTGGCGGACGTGACCGATATCACCGACAAAACCAAGGTCCTCGCCAAGCAAGGCGAGCAGTTGTCGAGCTTCGCGCAACTTCGCGACGACGGCAGCACGGCCAGCGGATGCTGGATTTTCTGCGGAGCGTGGACGCAGGCGGGGAATCTTATGGGCCGCCGCGACAACTCGGACCCGACCGGTATTGGTAACACGCTGAACTGGGCATGGGCATGGCCCGCGAACCGCCGGATCTTGTACAACCGCGCTTCATGCGACGTCAGCGGCAAGCCCTTCGATCCCACTCGCAAGCTGATTGCGTGGAACGGAAAAGCGTGGACAGGGGCAGATATTCCTGATTTCAAGGTGGACGAGCCGCCAGAAAACGGCATGAATCCGTTCATCATGAATCCGGAAGGCGTGGCGCGATTCTTCTCCCGCGACGGCCTGGTGGAAGGGCCTTTCCCGGAACACTACGAGCCGTTCGAAAATCCGCTGGGCTACAACCCGATGCATCCGGACAACAAGGCGGTTGTCAGCAGTCCGGCGGCGCGCGTGTTCCCCGACGACCGGGCTGCGTTCGGCACGCACGAGAATTTTCCGCATACGGCAACGACTTATCGGTTGACCGAGCATTTCCACTACTGGACCAAGCATGCGCGTCTCAACGCGATCATTCAGCCGCAGCAGTTCGTGGAGATTGGCGAGGATCTGGCGAAGGAGGTGGGCGTAGTCGCGGGGGATCGCGTGAAGGTGTCGTCCAATCGCGGGCACATTGTGGCCGTCGCGGTAGTGACGAAGCGGATCAAACCTTTGATGATCGAGGGGAAAAAGGTACAGACAGTTGGACTGCCGTTGCATTGGGGCTTCAAGGGACTCACGAAGCCGGGCTATCTCGTCAATACGCTAACGCCTTCCGTGGGCGACGGGAATTCGCAAACACCGGAATTCAAGTCGTTCCTCGTCAGGGTCGAAAAGGCATAA
- a CDS encoding aminotransferase, which yields MKIKDFLVERWMDRYEHEARYNLAETCVESLTVAQLLELTGKRDSLLDELLPMKLTYGAIEGSDRLRGNIAALYERQTPENIVVTHGAIGGNALVYETLIESGDRVIAVLPTYQQHYSIPESYGADVQTMTLREENGFLPDLDELRTLANQKTKLIAINNPNNPTGSLMDEAFLKGVVAIAQSCGAYLLCDEVYRGTDQEGSGFTASVADLYERGISTGSMSKTWSLAGLRLGWIAGPVDLIRAVCIHRDYNTISVGMIDDYLASIALEAKDKILARNHAITRINLGALDDWISKEPLVSYIKPKAATVCLLKFDVDMSSTDFCTALIEATGVMFTPGSAFDMEGYIRIGFANPLDVLQQGLAKVSGFLVDIGRR from the coding sequence ATGAAGATCAAGGACTTTCTTGTCGAACGCTGGATGGACCGGTACGAGCATGAGGCGCGTTATAACCTCGCTGAAACCTGCGTTGAATCGCTGACCGTGGCGCAATTACTCGAACTGACCGGCAAGCGCGACAGCCTGCTCGACGAGCTTCTGCCCATGAAGCTGACCTATGGAGCGATCGAAGGGTCGGACCGGTTGCGGGGCAACATCGCGGCGTTATATGAACGGCAGACGCCGGAGAATATTGTCGTGACGCATGGCGCTATAGGCGGCAATGCGCTGGTTTACGAGACACTGATCGAGTCCGGCGACCGTGTGATTGCGGTGTTGCCGACGTACCAGCAGCACTATTCGATTCCCGAAAGCTACGGTGCTGACGTGCAGACCATGACGCTGCGTGAAGAGAACGGGTTTCTGCCTGATCTCGACGAGCTCCGCACACTGGCGAATCAGAAAACGAAGCTCATCGCCATCAACAACCCGAACAACCCGACTGGCTCGCTGATGGATGAAGCCTTTCTCAAGGGGGTCGTAGCCATCGCTCAATCGTGCGGCGCATACCTCTTGTGCGATGAGGTTTATCGGGGAACGGACCAGGAAGGCTCAGGATTCACGGCGTCTGTTGCCGATCTGTATGAGCGGGGTATCAGTACCGGCAGTATGTCGAAGACGTGGTCGCTGGCCGGCTTGCGCTTGGGGTGGATTGCCGGACCGGTCGACCTGATTCGAGCGGTGTGCATTCATCGTGACTACAACACTATCAGCGTGGGGATGATCGACGACTATCTTGCTTCCATTGCGCTTGAGGCCAAGGACAAGATCCTTGCGCGCAACCATGCTATTACGCGGATTAATCTTGGCGCTCTCGACGACTGGATCAGCAAGGAGCCGCTGGTGTCCTATATCAAGCCCAAGGCAGCGACGGTCTGTCTGCTCAAGTTTGATGTCGACATGTCGTCGACTGACTTTTGTACTGCGCTGATCGAGGCGACGGGCGTTATGTTCACCCCGGGCAGCGCGTTCGATATGGAAGGGTATATACGCATCGGTTTCGCTAACCCGCTCGATGTCCTTCAACAGGGGCTCGCTAAGGTTTCCGGCTTCCTCGTGGATATCGGACGTCGGTAA
- a CDS encoding transcriptional regulator yields the protein MTKARNLKLASGQTAELSVKLPSKRAVKRSGPQPSAELLPRYSAIADGIVLLFPPYTEVVIHDLSTQTVVHVANNQSKRELGDESSLDDIEFDPDESVIGPYEKLGWDGRKIRSVSIVVRSDAGHAIGVMCINFHIAALEQARQALDLLLSSAALQPQPEKLFQDDWQERVNIFLNHWLQERKLALSMLTREHKRALIEALHEEGAFKGKSAANYVAKVLSIGRATVFNYLKELRGNE from the coding sequence ATGACTAAAGCACGTAATTTGAAACTCGCCTCCGGACAAACCGCTGAGCTCTCGGTGAAACTGCCGTCCAAGCGGGCCGTCAAGCGCAGCGGACCACAACCGTCAGCCGAGTTGCTCCCTCGCTACAGCGCGATCGCCGACGGCATCGTCCTGTTGTTCCCACCGTACACGGAGGTCGTCATCCACGACCTCAGCACGCAAACCGTGGTGCACGTGGCGAACAACCAGTCCAAACGCGAGTTGGGCGACGAATCATCGCTCGACGACATCGAGTTCGATCCGGACGAAAGCGTGATCGGCCCGTATGAAAAACTGGGCTGGGACGGCCGCAAGATTCGCTCGGTCAGTATTGTCGTGCGCAGCGATGCGGGGCACGCGATCGGCGTCATGTGCATCAATTTTCATATTGCCGCGCTGGAACAGGCGAGGCAGGCGCTTGACCTGCTTCTCTCAAGCGCAGCGCTGCAACCGCAGCCCGAGAAGCTGTTCCAGGATGACTGGCAGGAGCGCGTGAATATCTTTCTCAACCACTGGCTGCAGGAACGCAAGCTCGCGTTGTCCATGCTGACGCGCGAGCACAAGCGCGCGCTCATAGAAGCATTGCATGAGGAAGGCGCGTTCAAGGGCAAGAGCGCGGCTAACTACGTGGCGAAGGTCCTGTCCATAGGCCGTGCCACGGTGTTCAATTACCTGAAGGAACTGAGGGGCAACGAGTGA
- a CDS encoding ABC transporter substrate-binding protein: protein MRQNALSAMLAVALCAASMSVAVQVQAKEISTIRFGVEAAYPPFESKAADGQLQGFDIDLGNALCAQLKAKCVWVENAFDGLIPALQARKFDAIDSAMNINAKRSEQIDFTQPLYRTPAQLVARAGSTLQPTAASLASHKVGVLQGSIQEQYAKEAWAAKGVDVVSYQTQDLVYADLTAGRLDATFVDATAASLGFLNQPAGKGFAFAGAPVKDAKVIGTGVGIGVRKGDKELADALNGAFLELKRNGTYQKLLKKYFTVDLAVD from the coding sequence ATGAGGCAAAATGCGTTAAGTGCCATGCTTGCGGTTGCGCTATGCGCGGCGTCCATGTCGGTAGCGGTGCAGGTTCAGGCGAAGGAGATTTCGACCATCCGCTTCGGTGTTGAAGCGGCTTATCCACCGTTCGAATCGAAGGCGGCGGACGGCCAGCTGCAGGGCTTTGACATCGACCTTGGGAACGCGCTTTGCGCGCAGTTGAAAGCAAAATGCGTATGGGTCGAGAATGCATTTGATGGCCTGATTCCCGCGTTGCAAGCACGCAAGTTCGACGCGATAGACTCCGCGATGAACATCAACGCAAAACGCAGCGAGCAAATCGATTTTACCCAACCGCTTTACCGAACCCCCGCCCAACTGGTCGCACGTGCGGGCAGCACCTTGCAGCCTACGGCGGCGTCGCTGGCATCGCATAAGGTGGGCGTGCTGCAGGGGTCGATCCAAGAGCAATACGCGAAAGAAGCGTGGGCCGCGAAGGGTGTCGACGTGGTCAGTTATCAAACGCAGGACCTGGTCTATGCCGACCTGACAGCCGGACGTCTGGATGCAACCTTCGTCGATGCGACCGCCGCGAGTCTTGGGTTCCTGAATCAGCCTGCGGGAAAGGGGTTTGCTTTTGCGGGAGCGCCGGTCAAGGATGCAAAGGTCATTGGCACGGGGGTAGGTATTGGTGTACGCAAGGGTGACAAGGAACTGGCCGACGCGCTCAACGGCGCGTTTCTGGAACTGAAGCGCAACGGCACTTACCAGAAGTTGTTGAAGAAATATTTTACGGTCGATCTAGCGGTCGACTAA